A region from the Arachis ipaensis cultivar K30076 chromosome B01, Araip1.1, whole genome shotgun sequence genome encodes:
- the LOC107606716 gene encoding uncharacterized protein LOC107606716, with product MKELLTKKGTLKGAQTVVMTKESSALIQKDLPTTKKDPGSFHIPCAIGDPMIDRGFCDLGASINLMPLSLMRKLQINELKFTNVTLQLVDETQKQALGVVENMLVKVERYFLPTDFVVLEMEESYLHPIILGRPFLATAKVLIDVEQGELILRIHDEQLTFHVFKPSHESEQENRALKNDHKDLFLEEGSSESQAEPLKTSLIEK from the coding sequence ATGAAGGAGTTGCTAACCAAGAAGGGTACCTTGAAGGGTGCACAAACAGTAGTGATGACTAAAGAGAGCAGTGCCCTCATCCAAAAGGACTTACCTACAACGAagaaggatccagggagttttcacatcccttgtgctatAGGGGACCCAATGATTGACAGAGGGTTTTGTGATCTTGGAGCgagcataaatctaatgccccTATCTCTCATGAGGAAGCTGCAAATCAATGAGTTGAAATTTACAAATGTAACCCTTCAACTGGTTGACGAGACCCAGAAACAAGCATTGGGAGTTGTTGAAAATATGCTAGTCAAGGTAGAGAGGTACTTCCTCCCTACAGACTTTGTTGTTCTTGAGATGGAAGAAAGCTACCTTCATCCAATTATTCTGgggagaccattcttggccacagCCAAAGTACTCATAGATGTTGAGCAAGGAGAGTTGAtattgagaatacatgatgaacaactcacctttcatgtcttcaaaccTTCACATGAATCTGAACAAGAGAACAGAGCCTTGAAGAATGATCACAAGGATTTATTCCTGGAAGAGGGAAGCAGTGAATCACAAGCAGAGCCTCTGAAGACCTCCTTGATAGAAAAATAA